A stretch of DNA from Phycisphaerales bacterium AB-hyl4:
AAACAGGCCGTCACTCTTTTTCATGATGTTGGCTTTGTGGAAGGCGGTCACTCTTCGTCGGCCGCGCTTCTGCACATACTCAAACGCTCGGCGAGCGATGCGCGTGCTCGCCTTTTCCGTGACGATCTTCATCGACGTCACCACGCCGGGCACGATGTCGTTCTCCACCCCCGCGTAAAGCCCCTCGGTGTTCTCACGAAAGATGACGAGGTCGACGTTTTCGAATCGCGTCGGCACGCCGGGCAGCGAACGCACGGGGCGAACCGCCGCGTAAAGGTCCAACTTCTGCCGAAGCTGCACGTTCACCGAAGTGAACCCCTTGCCCACCGGCGTCGTGCAAGGGCCCTTCAGCGCAAGCTTGTCTTCGCGGATCGCATCGAGTGTCGACTCCGGCAGCACGTCGCCATGCTTTTCCATCGCGGTCAGCCCAGCCAGGTGGGGGTGAAACTCAACCGGCGCCTCGACGGCTTTGAGCACCTTCAGCACGGCTTCGGTCACTTCCGGGCCGATGCCGTCGCCGGGAATCAGTACGGCTGTATGCGTCTTATTCATGCCCCCAGTATAGAGCCGCGGCGCAGGAACGCAGCTTTGCTATGCTGGGCAATTTGTGAAAATGAGTCGCGGGGAAATCTGACTCAGCCCACGCGCCCACACATTCGGCGAAATGCCTCACGAGGATTCAATACATGACCGACCAATCATCACCGCAGGGCGACGAAGCCAACCCGCTACAAGGCTACTACGAATGGCAGATCACGACGCTGATGCTGGCGTACGATCTGACGGACCCGATCCCGCAAGGCGATGATGGCGACATGGCCGAGCATCGCCGCAAAGCGATCGAGCAGGAGCTTGGCGAGTTGGTACGCAACCTGCTGCCACAGGAATATCTGGAAAATCCGGAACGAGACTTTCCACCGGAGGTCATGATGGCGATCACGCGAGCGACGCTTCGCCGCGCGATGGAGATCGCTCAGCTTTAACTGGCCACGGTCACTGGTCGTCGTATCATCGTCTGCCTCGTTTATTTCGGCCGGTGTCCATCCAGAGCACGTCGATCAGCAGAATCACACCGCCGATCGCGGCGCCGAAGAAGCACAGCACAGCCAGGCCCGGGTAGCCGAAGATCGTGAAATCGGTTTCGACGCTCATCATCATCGCAGCGCCGACGATCAGCGCCGCGAGCACAAGCCCGGCAGTGACACGGTTGGCGATCTTCTGAATCCCCGCGATCAACTGGTCTTCATCGATCGCATCAATCTTGAAGCGCAGGTCGTTGTCGGCAAGGGTGTCGAGCAGCCGATCGACGCGGCGCGGCAGGCCGGCGGTGAAGTGTTTCATCTCCATCAGGTTGGTAAACAACTGACCCGGCCGAAGGCCGCGCATCGTCCGCGTTCGCACGATCGACACGGTATGTCGGCGGAGCGCTTCGTTCGGGTCGAAATCCGGCGCGAGCGTCCGGCCGATCTGGTCCAGGTTCATCAGCGCCTTGCCAAGTAGCAGAATCGGCGCGGGGATGCGCAGACCCGTGCCGCCTGCAACACGGCAGACGTCCATCAACAGGTGGCCGGTCTCCATTTCACCAACGCTTTGTTCGCGATGCTCGCTGAGCACTTCGCGCATGCCCGCACGGAACGCCTTCGGGTCGAACACTTCGGAGCTGTCGCCGACGCTCATTGCAAGGTCGGCCGCGTCGTCGCTGCGCCCTTCACTGATCGCCATCAGCAGGTTCAGCAGATTCTCCTGCAATGACTCATCCAGATGTCCGACCATTCCAAGATCGATAATCGCCACGCGCCCCTCACGCGTCAGCAGCACGTTGCCCGGGTGCGGGTCAGCATGAAAAAAACCATCCAGCAACACTTGTTTGAGGTACGCATGAAACAGCTCATCGATCAGCTTCATGCCGTCGACATGCGTGCGCTGCTCGGGCGTGATGTCAGTGATCTTGCTGCCGTCCATGTGCTGCATCGTCAGCACGCGATCGGAGCATAGCTCGTCAATCGGCGCGGGCACGACGATGCGCTCAAAGCTTTCGAGGTTACGACTGAGCGTGCGCAGGTTGTCTGCCTCACGCGTGTAGTCAAGCTCGCGCATCAGGCTTCGGCGAAACTGGCGGATGGTTGCGAGAAAATGATACCGCCGCCCGAACTCGCTGTGCTCGTCAATCCAGCGAGCAATCTGGTGCAGTGCATCAAGGTCGGCCTGCACACGCTCGCGAATGCCCGGCCGCAGCACCTTCACCACCACACGCTGCCCGTCGGCGAGCGTCGCGCGATGGGCTTGGCCCAACGATGCCGCCGCCATGGGTTTGACATCAAACGTCGCGTAGAGCTCGCTCGGCGTCGCGCCGAACTCCTCGACCATGATCCGCTCAACCTCGTCATAGGCGAACGGCTCGACCTCGTCCTGTAGCCGTGACAGCGCCTTGAGGTAGGTCATCGGCAGCAGGTCCGCCCGGCTGGAGAGCACCTGCCCGAACTTCACGAACGTCGGGCCGAGCTTTTCAAGGTCGTCGGCCAACTCTTCGGCGTTGGCTTTCTGGTCGCCGTCGGTCCATTCGTCATCGACGACTTCGCCGAAGCCGAAGCGGTCGGCCAGCTCACGCCCGCCGTGCTTGAACAGCACCCAGGCAATGTCTTTGTATCGGCCGACCTGTTCCGACTTTAATAGGGATAAGAACATCACGCCCATTGTACGGGATGGGACCGTGGCCGGATCGCTGAATTGATGACGCGCCGCCCGAAGGCAGCTGCCCGGTTCATGCGGTCAACTCGGGCAACTCGCCACGCAGTCGCAGCCAGCGGCCGATCGCCATCAGCGGGAAGTAGTGGCGGTAATAGTGGTACCGCAGGTAGAACACACGCGGGAAACCCGTGCCGGTGAACCACGGTTCGTCCCACGTGCCTTCTTCGATCTGCGTTTCGCAGAGCCAGCGGATGCCGCGTTGCACGGCCTCATCTTCGTGGCCGTAGACCGCCATCATGCCCATGACGCCCCATGCGGTCTGGCTGGCGGTGGGGGGGCCTTGCCCGCGCAAGGACGGGTCTTCGTACGTGTCGGGCGATTCGCCGAACGAGCCGTCTTCGTTCTGGTGATCGCGCAGCCACTGTCCGCCCTTTTGAATCCAGTCCTGGCTCATGTCGGTGTGGATGCTGTGCAGGCCGCAGAGCACTTCGAACGTGCCGTAGATGTAGTTGACGCCCCATCGTCCGAACCAGCAGCCGTCGTATTGCTGATGGGCGCGAATGTGTTCGATGCCGCGCTGCACGATTGCATCCTTGGCGGTGTAGCCGTGCCAGCCGAGCGATTCGAACACCCTGCCGGTGATGTCCGGGCAGGAAGGGTCCTGCATGGCGTTGTGGTCGGCGAACGGAACCTGGTCGAGGATCGGCCGATTCTGTGCGCCGCGATCGAACGCTGCCCAGCCGCCGTCGTCGTTCTGCATGACGAGGTTCCACGCCACGCCGCGCTTGCCCGCTTCGATGCCGTCCTCCGTGCCGATGCGCTTCAGCGCCATGGAAACCATGGCCGTGTCGTCGACGTCGGGATAGAAGTAGTTGTTGTACTCGAAGAACCAGCCGGCCGGCTCGACGTCCTGCGTGACGTTGGCTTTCCAGTCGCCTTCGAAGCGGCATTCCTTGCTCACCAGCCACTTCGCTGCCCGGGCCATGCCGGGGTGGTCGCGGTCGAGGCCCGCTTCGGTCAATGCAAACGACGCGATGCCCGTGTCCCACACCGGCGAGAAGCATGGCTGAATGCGGATCTCGTCCGTCTCGGTGTCGTGAATCATGAAATCGTCAAGATCCTTGCGAGCCTTGACGAGGATCGGGTGATCGTCCGGGTAGCCGAGGCAGCGGAAGGCGACCTGGATGTAGACCATCGGCGGGAAGATCGCGCCGATGCCGTCGGACTTCATCAGATGGCGTTGCAGCCAGTCTTCGATCCACTTGATCGCCCGTTTACGCCAAGGCGTCAGCCCGAGCTTATGCACCACCTTGAGCCCGCGGTCAACGCCGAGGAAAAACCGCGACCAGAACGGGTGCGGGCGGTCCTGCGTGATGACCGTGCGTCGGCGGTTTTTCGGGTTGACGTAAAGCTCGTTGATAGATTTATCGGACTCTAAGCGTCGCGTCGGCCGATAGGTCGTCACGATGGACAGCGGCAGGATCATCGTCCGTGTCCACGAGGCGAGTTTGTCGATGTGGAAGTAAAACCACTTCGGCAGGAACACGATCTCCGGCGGGATGCTCGGCTGAGCCGACCACTCAATCTGACCGAGACACGCGAGGTAGAACTTGGTGAAGCTGTTGACCCGCTCCGCGCCGCCGGCGGCGAGAATGGCCTCGCGAGCCTTGCGCATGTGCTCGGCGTCGGGGTCATCGCCCATGAGTTTGAGCACAAAATAGCCCTTGACGGTGGCGGAGATGTCCATCGGGCTGGGGCCGCCGGGCCTGGGGTATTGGGCCCATGTGCCGTCTGCTTGCTGCTGTCGGCGGAGGTAGGCGGCGATCTTCGGAATACGATCGTCGTCCTCGTGGCCGAGGATCCACTTGTAGAGGATGTATTCGCTCTGGAGGATGGAGTCGCCTTCGAGCTCGGCGCACCAGTGGCCGTCGTCGTGCTGCTGAGCGAACATCCAGTCCACGGCTCGGGTAAGCGTGGCTTGGGCCGACTCGGTAAGCGAGCTGACGGCG
This window harbors:
- a CDS encoding isocitrate/isopropylmalate dehydrogenase family protein, which codes for MNKTHTAVLIPGDGIGPEVTEAVLKVLKAVEAPVEFHPHLAGLTAMEKHGDVLPESTLDAIREDKLALKGPCTTPVGKGFTSVNVQLRQKLDLYAAVRPVRSLPGVPTRFENVDLVIFRENTEGLYAGVENDIVPGVVTSMKIVTEKASTRIARRAFEYVQKRGRRRVTAFHKANIMKKSDGLFLRCAQDVHDAEFPDVEYDTFIIDAGCMRLVQDPTNFDVLLMENFYGDIVSDLAAGLVGGLGVVPGANIGEDTAIFEAVHGSAPDIAGKGIANPLALLMSAVMMLNHVHATQDDEACKTAASRIKQAYNQALADGEKTGDIGGKLGTMGFADAVIARL
- a CDS encoding ABC1 kinase family protein, whose translation is MFLSLLKSEQVGRYKDIAWVLFKHGGRELADRFGFGEVVDDEWTDGDQKANAEELADDLEKLGPTFVKFGQVLSSRADLLPMTYLKALSRLQDEVEPFAYDEVERIMVEEFGATPSELYATFDVKPMAAASLGQAHRATLADGQRVVVKVLRPGIRERVQADLDALHQIARWIDEHSEFGRRYHFLATIRQFRRSLMRELDYTREADNLRTLSRNLESFERIVVPAPIDELCSDRVLTMQHMDGSKITDITPEQRTHVDGMKLIDELFHAYLKQVLLDGFFHADPHPGNVLLTREGRVAIIDLGMVGHLDESLQENLLNLLMAISEGRSDDAADLAMSVGDSSEVFDPKAFRAGMREVLSEHREQSVGEMETGHLLMDVCRVAGGTGLRIPAPILLLGKALMNLDQIGRTLAPDFDPNEALRRHTVSIVRTRTMRGLRPGQLFTNLMEMKHFTAGLPRRVDRLLDTLADNDLRFKIDAIDEDQLIAGIQKIANRVTAGLVLAALIVGAAMMMSVETDFTIFGYPGLAVLCFFGAAIGGVILLIDVLWMDTGRNKRGRR
- the shc gene encoding squalene--hopene cyclase, producing MIKDDITTNGQYATAEASGDRGGLTAVSSLTESAQATLTRAVDWMFAQQHDDGHWCAELEGDSILQSEYILYKWILGHEDDDRIPKIAAYLRRQQQADGTWAQYPRPGGPSPMDISATVKGYFVLKLMGDDPDAEHMRKAREAILAAGGAERVNSFTKFYLACLGQIEWSAQPSIPPEIVFLPKWFYFHIDKLASWTRTMILPLSIVTTYRPTRRLESDKSINELYVNPKNRRRTVITQDRPHPFWSRFFLGVDRGLKVVHKLGLTPWRKRAIKWIEDWLQRHLMKSDGIGAIFPPMVYIQVAFRCLGYPDDHPILVKARKDLDDFMIHDTETDEIRIQPCFSPVWDTGIASFALTEAGLDRDHPGMARAAKWLVSKECRFEGDWKANVTQDVEPAGWFFEYNNYFYPDVDDTAMVSMALKRIGTEDGIEAGKRGVAWNLVMQNDDGGWAAFDRGAQNRPILDQVPFADHNAMQDPSCPDITGRVFESLGWHGYTAKDAIVQRGIEHIRAHQQYDGCWFGRWGVNYIYGTFEVLCGLHSIHTDMSQDWIQKGGQWLRDHQNEDGSFGESPDTYEDPSLRGQGPPTASQTAWGVMGMMAVYGHEDEAVQRGIRWLCETQIEEGTWDEPWFTGTGFPRVFYLRYHYYRHYFPLMAIGRWLRLRGELPELTA